One genomic window of Myxococcus virescens includes the following:
- a CDS encoding tRNA-uridine aminocarboxypropyltransferase produces the protein MRAVSSRLAIRPRCSRCNLALHLCLCDEIPQVHTRTRILLLQHVMEIAKKSNTGGVAALALVNSKRLIHGSLSGSAELELLSEPGTWLLYPDGPPPRPDAPPPRQLVVLDASWSQARRMTQRVAALRTLPRLALPPPEPGLLRLREPSHPSGMSTLDAVARAVAALEGAEVAMPLARLAALRVQRIAECGTLY, from the coding sequence ATGAGGGCAGTGTCTTCCCGTCTCGCCATTCGCCCGCGTTGTTCCCGCTGCAACCTGGCGCTTCATCTGTGTCTGTGTGACGAGATTCCCCAGGTCCACACGCGGACGCGAATCCTCCTCCTGCAGCACGTGATGGAGATCGCGAAGAAGAGCAACACCGGCGGCGTGGCCGCGCTGGCGTTGGTGAACTCGAAGCGCCTCATCCACGGCTCCCTCAGCGGGAGCGCGGAGCTGGAGCTGCTCTCCGAGCCCGGGACGTGGCTGCTCTATCCCGATGGGCCGCCACCCCGGCCTGATGCGCCGCCACCGCGGCAGCTGGTGGTGCTGGACGCGAGCTGGTCCCAGGCGCGGCGGATGACACAACGGGTCGCCGCGCTCCGGACGCTGCCTCGCCTGGCGCTGCCGCCACCGGAGCCAGGACTGCTCCGGCTCCGCGAACCCTCGCACCCCTCCGGGATGTCCACCCTGGATGCCGTGGCTCGAGCGGTGGCGGCGCTGGAAGGGGCCGAAGTGGCCATGCCCCTGGCGCGGCTCGCCGCGCTCCGAGTCCAGCGGATCGCCGAGTGCGGGACCTTGTATTGA